Part of the Streptococcaceae bacterium ESL0687 genome is shown below.
CAGCTACCCCGTGAATGAGGTTTCCAGCAGCAATAACACCACCACCAACACCAGTTCCAAGAGTCATAAAGATTACATCCGGATTATTAGCACCAGCCCCTGTCCATCTTTCACCCAAGGCTGCTACATTTGCATCATTATCAATAGCAATTGGAAGACCAATACCTTCTCTTATTTTTTTACCAACTTCTTGAGTATCGGCCCAGTTTAGGTTGTAAGCACCCCTTACTGTAGCATTTTCAATGTCAACACTTCCAGGACTTCCCATTCCAATACCAATAAAATCATCTTTAGTAAGATTATAGAGACTCATTCTGTGTTTGATACTTTCAATAATATCTGGAACTATATTTTTACCATCATCAGTTATCCTTGTTTCAATGGCCCATTTGTCTTGGATTTCACCTTCTAGGGTTAAAATTCCAAATTTAACCGTTGTTCCACCTAAATCGATACCGATGATTTTCTTTTCTAACATTATATACTCCTTAATTATTTAGTTATTAGCTTCTTCTATTTTGTGTTCTCTTCTTAAAATGAGTTCAGCTTGAAGGTAGTCGTCTCTATCAATCAGCCCTGAATCATAGAGATTTTTTAGTTCAATCTTCATAAGCTCGATATCATAGATTCTTTTACCCAGATAAATATAGATACCAAAACGCTTCAATAACTGCTGAACATCATAAAGATTTTTCATCATTTTCATATGTGACAAGGATATCATGAAAACCCTTTTTTTTCAAGGAAAGAAAAAAGA
Proteins encoded:
- a CDS encoding YqgQ family protein, with the translated sequence MKNLYDVQQLLKRFGIYIYLGKRIYDIELMKIELKNLYDSGLIDRDDYLQAELILRREHKIEEANN